One stretch of Sardina pilchardus chromosome 17, fSarPil1.1, whole genome shotgun sequence DNA includes these proteins:
- the LOC134061679 gene encoding serine protease FAM111A-like has product MADSKLSRKTFQYSMNGKKPCTISADSSSAVLRALLTDHDFKKIYDLKAKAGMDALIQRQKANSPAISVHFPCCLLEDGEELEIDFMKCGKSTQTGPNTEQDDQHFHSRKPEDLVVFLVNTTGRKGIKNVIMKNNNIRQKEVHYVCVVAVKGETVKQALRRDGRFAKNVFIMDFALEDDEKTITKMKNSVDELKKHKLYSIVRNSPEPVPDSLEMLDDFNDYQSESNSKEGMADSQPHSRTSDGQSSGKASGKNEINTTSKSKCTNKVEILGKIPNTGEILKILRDQFGSLVQQLKAREGFKSTEQVREFLREEFSKETQGFSEIKTLKNLMERSASVCQVRHNDQARGTGFLLFGRFILTNAHVITDQNKENLLDNLSVSFNFEDLSPENTTPLKRKPTAYGFVSTQQHSVDFALLELKKSPEALPPSLLQHYSAPPVRGGVCIIGHPGSGVKKMDTCLIIDREKHAQAVEKHAADHSEHLQVIGEAYFNKKQELDGSQVEYNSCFFHGSSGSPVFDEHCNVIGIHTGGYVYKKGKSFDSILEYALPLLPVLVSILRQTKDKHKHVWESFSAENNTKLVMKLAEDMAFRPDLTSKRAWEKDLLVNFYEEEDDDEDKIKEEDQIDDMDVDDDEDNDKEEKEKDEDDENTEGNAKKRKLE; this is encoded by the exons ATGGCTGACAGT AAACTCTCCAGAAAAACCTTCCAGTACTCAATGAATGGGAAGAAACCATGCACTATATCTGCTGACAGTTCTTCAGCTGTGCTCAGAGCTTTGTTGACCGACCATGACTTCAAAAAGATCTACGACCTAAAAGCCAAAGCTGGAATGGATGCACTTATTCAAAGACAAAAGGCAAACAGTCCAGCTATAAGTGTACATTTTCCCTGTTGTCTACTTGAAGATGGTGAAGAACTTGAAATAGACTTCATGAAATGTGGAAAATCTACACAAACTGGTCCAAATACTGAACAGGATGACCAACATTTTCACTCAAGAAAACCTGAAGACCTGGTCGTCTTTCTTGTTAACACAACAGGCAGAAAAGGCATAAAAAATGTTataatgaaaaacaacaacatcaggCAGAAGGAagtgcattatgtgtgtgttgttgcagtCAAAGGGGAAACTGTCAAGCAAGCTCTGCGTAGAGATGGACGTTTTGCGAAAAACGTATTTATTATGGACTTCGCTCTTGAAGATGACGAGAAGACCATCACAAAGATGAAGAACTCTGTAGATGAACTGAAAAAACATAAACTGTACAGCATTGTTCGTAACAGCCCTGAGCCTGTGCCCGATAGTCTTGAAATGCTGGATGACTTCAATGATTATCAATCTGAATCAAATTCAAAAGAGGGTATGGCTGATTCACAGCCACATTCAAGAACCTCAGATGGTCAGTCCTCAGGAAAGGCCTCTGGCAAAAATGAGATAAACACCACTTCAAAATCAAAGTGTACAAACAAGGTGGAAATTCTGGGGAAAATACCAAACACTGGGGAGATTTTAAAGATCCTACGTGATCAGTTTGGCAGTTTGGTACAGCAGCTTAAAGCTCGTGAGGGTTTTAAGAGTACTGAGCAAGTGCGAGAATTCCTCAGAGAGGAATTTTCAAAGGAAACACAGGGTTTCTCTGAGATAAAAACTTTAAAAAATCTCATGGAACGAAGTGCCTCCGTCTGCCAGGTCCGGCACAATGATCAAGCAAGAGGAACTGGGTTTCTACTCTTTGGGAGATTTATTCTCACTAATGCACACGTCATCACGgatcaaaacaaagaaaacctGTTAGACAATCTAAGTGTCTCATTCAATTTTGAGGATTTAAGCCCAGAAAACACAACGCCTTTGAAGAGAAAGCCTACAGCATATGGATTTGTGTCTACTCAACAACATAGTGTGGACTTTGCTCTGTTGGAGCTAAAGAAGTCTCCCGAAGCATTGCCTCCATCACTTCTTCAACACTACAGCGCTCCACCAGTGAGAGGGGGGGTCTGCATCATCGGTCATCCAGGTTCCGGTGTGAAGAAGATGGACACGTGTCTTATTATAGATCGTGAAAAACATGCACAGGCAGTCGAGAAACACGCAGCAGATCATTCTGAACACCTTCAAGTTATTGGAGAGGCATACTTTAACAAGAAACAAGAGCTTGACGGCTCTCAAGTAGAGTACAACAGCTGCTTTTTCCATGGATCATCTGGATCCCCTGTCTTTGATGAGCACTGCAATGTCATAGGCATACATACTGGAGGGTATGTGtacaaaaaaggaaagtcaTTTGACAGCATCCTTGAATATGCACTCCCTTTACTGCCCGTTCTGGTGTCTATTCTCAGACAAACAAaggacaaacataaacatgtgtGGGAATCCTTTTCggctgaaaacaacacaaaactagTGATGAAGCTTGCTGAGGACATGGCCTTTAGACCAGACTTAACAAGCAAACGTGCTTGGGAAAAGGACCTGCTTGTGAACTTttatgaggaagaggatgatgatgaggacaaGATTAAGGAAGAGGACCAGATTGACGATATGGACGTGGACGATGATGAGGACAATGataaggaagagaaggagaaagatgaggatgatgaaAACACAGAAGGAAATGCAAAGAAACGTAAATTGGAATGA
- the LOC134061680 gene encoding thioredoxin reductase 1, cytoplasmic-like, which yields MSNGHKGPTQPDHLAGSGEYDYNLIIVGGGSAGLSLAKEAATLGQKVLLLDFMTPSLKGSTWNVSSCSMSVLKKLMHQAASIGQTLKDSTAYGWRLQQPVSHSWSELTDALQQKVKTLSFELRHELRQRKITYLHAHAELLDPHTVQATDAKGEQTSHTAETIVVATGDRPHYPDNPGAKEHCITCDDLFSLPCSPGRTLVVGGTGEALEAAGWLFGLGLDVSVMPQSSVPDGFDQKVVRKIEDHMYVQGVNFLYGTMLTKVEQIEAGSPGKLKVTAHSPGVGDIYAEDFSTVLLAVGRDACTRNIGLERAGVQVDQRTGKIVVSDEDRTSVSHIYAIGAVQEGRLAHSGLSMQAGRLLAQRLYGGKNTKSDYSNVPSVLFTPMEYAACGLTEETACQRFGETSIEVFHSNYWPQEWTLPRRNKNSCYAKVICHITDNHRVLGVHVLGPSAGEIIQGFATALRCALTKEQLDATVGLHPACAEVLANLTLTQRETEAMLVQGNC from the exons ACTCGACTTTATGACCCCATCTCTTAAAGGATCCACATGGA ATGTCAGCAGCTGTAGTATGAGTGTCCTTAAGAAGCTGATGCACCAGGCTGCCTCCATAGGCCAGACCTTGAAGGACTCAACTGCCTATGGTTGGAGACTCCAGCAGCCTG tgtctcATAGCTGGTCTGAGTTGACGGATGCCCTGCAGCAGAAAGTGAAGACCTTGAGCTTTGAGCTCAGGCATGAGCTGCGGCAACGTAAGATCACCTACCTGCACGCTCACGCAGAACTCCTGGACCCCCACACTGTACAG GCAACTGATGCGAAAGGGGAACAGACGAGTCACACTGCAGAAACCATCGTGGTCGCCACGGGAGACAGGCCACACTACCCAGACAACCCTGGAGCCAAAGAGCATTGCATCACCTG TGATGACCTCTTCTCCCTGCCGTGCTCCCCCGGCCGGACCCTGGTGGTGGGGGGCACAGGAGAGGCGCTGGAGGCTGCCGGCTGGTTGTTTGGTCTGGGCCTGGACGTGAGCGTTATGCCGCAATCCTCCGTGCCCGATGGCTTCGACCAAAAGGTGGTCAGGAAGATAGAGGATCACATGTACGTGCAGGGGGTCAACTTCCTGTATGGCACTATGCTcacaaagg TAGAACAGATTGAGGCAGGCAGTCCAGGGAAACTGAAGGTCACAGCTCATTCTCCTGGAGTGGGTGACATATATGCAGAAGACTTCAGTACC GTACTCCTAGCCGTAGGCAGGGATGCCTGTACGCGTAACATTGGCCTGGAGAGAGCCGGCGTGCAAGTCGACCAGAG AACAGGAAAGATAGTTGTGAGTGATGAAGACCGGACCAGCGTGTCGCACATCTATGCCATCGGAGCTGTACAGGAGGGAAGGCTGGCTCACTCGGGCCTCTCCATGCAAGCTGGACGCCTGCTGGCTCAGAGACTGTATGGAGGCAAAAACactaag AGTGACTACTCCAACGTTCCCTCAGTCCTGTTCACTCCCATGGAGTATGCAGCCTGTGGCCTCACTGAGGAGACCGCCTGCCAGAGGTTTGGAGAGACTAGCATAGAG GTCTTCCACAGCAACTACTGGCCACAGGAGTGGACTCTGCCCAGGAGGAACAAAAACTCCTGCTATGCCAAAGTCATCTGTCACATCACAGACAAT catcGTGTGCTAGGGGTTCATGTCCTGGGCCCCAGCGCAGGTGAGATCATTCAGGGCTTCGCCACCGCCCTCAGGTGTGCCCTCACCAAAGAACAGCTGGATGCCACAGTAGGCCTCCACCCTGCGTGTGCAGAG GTGCTGGCCAATTTGACACTAACCCAACGAGAGACTGAGGCTATGCTTGTCCAGGGAAATTGCTGA